One Siniperca chuatsi isolate FFG_IHB_CAS linkage group LG5, ASM2008510v1, whole genome shotgun sequence DNA window includes the following coding sequences:
- the vps13a gene encoding vacuolar protein sorting-associated protein 13A isoform X1, protein MVFESLVVDVLNRFLGDYVVNLDSSQLKLGIWGGDAVLKNLEIKENALSQLDIPFKVRAGHIGRLELKIPWKNLYTQSVEATLDGVYLLIVPTASIKYDAEKEEKQLQEARQRELQRIEETKLKAAEQENPNLEKQDTFIEKLVTQVIKNVQVKISNIHIRYEDDVTNPNCPLSFGVSLKNLSLQTADKYWNPSLLDVNSRLFFKLVQLDSLFAYWNVNSILFSNHNADEALRCLQSSMEIHNSLPVSHDFIFRPISADAKLRMNPRSDVDFSSPKVDLMVNLNEVAIELNRPQYISILELLGSVDLMSRNLPYRKYRPVVNVHKNACIWWKYMITSILEVDVKPRLHMWSWQHIRRHRQMVKCYRKLYKTKITSKKPSEELLKALEELEKTLDIFNITLARQQAEVETSKAGLCIYRPGMKMEEEESQGWLSWMWNWGGETDTQTKDVKTGGFDELLTPAEKAKLYTAIGYSDTAANPNLPKNFVNMKVNFHMERLSVSIKDNKDKNEIIRLTVGELQSTLTQRPGAQAIKLTAKLSLFEVTGLASNRPAPTLLSSKKAATGAGTPLLCMLFETNPLDQSADQRLHVESQPLEIIYDAITVNSMSVFFMPPDDLQLDELTNATLMKLEQFRDRTATGLMYVIETQKVLDLKVNLMASYVIIPQTGFYNGTQNILLLDLGHFKMSSQSKKHLPQLSACSSNIEDIMSRAYDSFDIQLSSLQFLYSKPDGDWKMARKQKQSPLHILKPVDLKVVFSRAMVVKDSRMAKYKMSGELPLLSLRISDDKLRCVLELVESIPLPESRPAAHGTAPSSTSKPKQSFTPQLTPRRPLNLADQRSSLMFESCETISITSLGSEEDLFYDAPSSPVSDLAFFSDNPMPLRYADLNRKKGLLKEDLQKNMTDFSMTFEISEFSVQLCRLSGGQEITVLHLDIEGLGTELKLRTFDMTSYTYLREICLKCPEYMDSEEKQVQLITTLDNTEVDLLTLEYIKADKTGPEFKSQHNNTEQLIKVTFSSLDVHLHTEALLNTMNFLTNLLPPSTKKEGGHEELPTIPEEDEAEAEKEGEKKEEATVTRKKSSKSSKFADVVNLHIRADLRCLKVFIRGQKARISEISIEGLVSEVLMRKKEMEVLANLKSIVILDCDKDAFYKKAVSIADKEVFAFRMVNYTNATEGDAYLDMSKVDTSVTLTVGCIQVIFLNKFVSSILAFINNFQEAKEALAEATVQAAEKAASGVKELAERSTRIALNIHFNAPVIFLPQSSSSSNVIVADLGLLSVKNRFAKQPFKSDATIPPVVDIMTVRLTDLKMYRTTYRNEGFQGETQLLKPVSLDLEIQRNLSSNWYHSIPDIEITAHLKPMVLILSQDDMTVVLRTLSENLSEKSDAVPPPARPPTTDPSSDSVSNKESQGSGTTGPASSNTVVTAAVVETQKNSKLKSTLKLDFKFDSMTLILYSPNGNEIQLLDSHDVQLKLAEFTLGTISTSVHMFSDSSMKASVRLATCLLDDKRPRIKMVTPRMMAMRPGAEQNTMVEVNYRQGRDGTTLDTVVQDVYLCASMEFLLTVADIFLKATQQGFAQVPQPKTSTGAGDKKNINSSVTSKEYTAAPAVVSKTDMNVLVRNPEIVFVADLTRADAPALVMTTQCELVMKSGAGGSQMTAVIKDLKVVACPFLTEKRRNNVTTVLQPCQVFFQSTQSPTSPQAMEVAINALTLKVSPIIINTVITIQSALTPTAETPEELDSPVPMDLWEKQGWKELKLWFLEEEGDEDTASLAPLIPQGESLQVTIKSICLTLEAGVGHRTMPMLLAKSSFHGDVTNWSTLINLHSELNLEVHYYNEMMGVWEPLLEPLEDETRDGFRPWRLELKMKKKPVKYTVSLADEVDYNVPDYKTVIAISSKDQLNITLSKCGLTMLSNLGTAFAEAAKQTADSFQKDEAPFVVQNRLGLPVSVRHSEMFRPIDQQSTDRTVKLQDGKTLEMDYSTTTDSDQFSAMISLSGKDYYIQPTPMGHTSASVIPLIKVGRGMYSVMHKDSGVTRFLVCQIYSVEGSKYIKIRSPFQIINHFSIPFKVFEGSTCLGTALPTEEFCVPLDSYRSELSLQPITEDDTDNQGEQFECSEGFSYEDVRNQQPDTRLQQTCRRRGDQGGVLMVNIVPVKDAVTFKHTGGVGENFDVPFVLHLWPSILLRNLLPYPISYKLKNSGVFAPEATLNPGHSAQLHSAVINQSSLSLRLLNYLAQDWSSEYSLLSDQEEITFTVFQSLREDDENDGEGTERKRAELDIAVHVKYDLGQTVVAIHSPYWMMNKTGRLLQYKADDIHRKHPLDYDMPLLFSFKPRYFLKNNKVRLMISESELSDDFSLDTVGSHGDVKCKGRYKDYLVGVKIEPSSFSLTRIVSFVPFYMLVNRTKHSVFICEEGQDNWTEAQPEQSAIPFWPENDTKRLKIKVEGCLLPPRTIDFTRPENCLLLHLDNSVGGIIVDVNLSEHSATIRFSEYHDGAAPFLMINHTKDQTLQFYQSARTESTWVADELLNLSFSMEEDSSQKEAEQEELQAGKAVHYTWTEPTGSRELCWKCGSYSGKLKSEEDLRENMNNEGKLFVISFYEGLQRVVLFTEEKRIYKLLCESEKAQLAEQEIILSLRNMGVSLINNSSSQEVSFIGITSSDVVWELKPKKKNRWKTLSTKEAEMLENSFKEYTESGPVDNAIVDLENNYQVSFTPNGMDMRMLQPCDAPLRRHFLPGVKVEYSVSPRQRAYRVQIHRIQIQNQLPGAIFPFVFYPVKLPKSITMDSEPKPLTDISIVTRAAGHSDISRIKYFKVLIQEMDLKLDLGFLYAILDMFTPENASIMSSEQEVELFEKDIEYIKTELNHVSAADTSPISLYEYFHISPIKLHLSFSLSTGGEDGLKEKRDTELIPVQSLNLLLKSIGATLTDVQDVVFKLAFFELTFQFCTTQQLQWEVIRHYSKQAIKQMYVLVLGLDVLGNPFGLIRGLSEGVEAFFYEPYQGAIQGPEEFVEGMALGVKALVGGAVGGIAGAASRITGAMAKGVAAITMDEEYQQKRREAMNKQPSGLREGLTRGGKGLVSGFVSGITGIVTKPIKGAQKEGAAGFFKGVGKGLVGAVARPTGGIIDMASSTFQGIKRAAETSQDIESLRPPRFIHEDGVIRPYKEREGIGSQMLQKIENGRFAKYRYFAHAKVNDSDFLMITKRGIFFVTKGTFGQLTCEWQYLFEEFTKDPMIVENRRLRIEAKERVKSVFHAKEFGKIINFKTPEIAKWVLAKLEDARESLPKY, encoded by the exons GTATAAAGTATGAtgcagaaaaggaggagaagcaACTACAGGAAGCTCGTCAGAGGGAACTACAGCGGATAGAGGAGACAAAGCTGAAGGCTGCCGAGCAAG AGAACCCTAATCTGGAAAAGCAGGACACCTTTATCGAGAAGCTTGTCACTCAGGTCATCAAAAACGTGCAGGTCAAGATCTCTAACATCCACATACGCTATGAAGATGAT GTCACTAATCCAAACTGTCCTTTGTCATTTGGAGTGTCACTTAAAAACCTCAGCCTTCAG ACAGCTGACAAGTACTGGAATCCCAGTCTTTTGGATGTGAATTCCCGGCTTTTCTTCAAG TTGGTTCAACTAGACAGCTTGTTTGCCTACTGGAATGTCAACTCAATACTTTTCTCCAATCACAATGCAGATGAGGCCTTG CGATGTCTCCAGAGCAGCATGGAAATCCACAACTCTCTTCCTGTCAGCCATGACTTCA TTTTTCGTCCCATCTCAGCAGACGCTAAACTACGGATGAATCCCAGGTCAGATGTGGACTTCTCCTCTCCTAAAGTGGACCTAATGGTCAATCTCAACGAGGTGGCCATTGAACTCAACAGGCCCCAg TACATTAGCATCTTGGAGCTGCTGGGCTCAGTGGATTTGATGTCACGGAACCTGCCATACAGGAAGTACAGACCTGTGGTCAACGTTCACAAGAATGCCTGTATATG GTGGAAGTACATGATCACTAGCATCCTGGAGGTGGATGTGAAGCCTCGACTCCACATGTGGTCATGGCAGCACATTCGCCGTCACCGACAGATGGTAAAATGCTACCGAAAGCTCTACAAGACCAAAATCACCAGCAAGAAACCCAGCGAGGAGCTGCTCAAGGCACTGGAG GAGCTTGAGAAGACCTTGGATATTTTTAACATCACGTTGGCCAGACAGCAGGCTGAGGTAGAG ACAAGCAAGGCAGGCCTTTGTATTTACCGTCCAGGGatgaagatggaggaagaggagtctcAGGGTTGGCTCAGCTGGATGTGGAATTGGGGAGGAGAGACTGATACGCAAACAAAAGATGTCAAGACTGGAG gTTTTGATGAGCTGTTAACCCCTGCTGAGAAAGCCAAACTCTACACTGCCATTGGATACAGTGATACCGCTGCTAATCCCAACCTGCCAAAGAAT TTTGTCAACATGAAGGTCAATTTCCACATGGAGAGGCTGTCTGTGTCCATTAAAGACAACAAGGACAAAAATGAGATCATCAGGCTGACTGTAGGAGAGCTCCAgtccacactcacacagagaccTGGAGCACAAGCCATCAA ACTCACAGCCAAGCTTAGTTTGTTCGAAGTCACAGGCTTGGCCAGTAACCGGCCTGCACCAACTCTGCTGTCATCAAAGAAGGCAGCCACAGGGGCAGGGACCCCGCTCCTTTGCATGCTCTTTGAGACAAATCCGCTGGATCAGAGTGCTGACCAACGACTTCATGTGGAATCACAACCCTTGGAAATCATCTATGATGCT atAACAGTGAACAGCATGTCAGTGTTCTTCATGCCTCCTGACGACCTGCAGCTGGATGAGCTCACCAACGCAACCCTCATGAAACTGGAGCAGTTTAGAGACCGCACAGCCACTG gtcTAATGTATGTGATCGAAACACAGAAAGTTCTCGACCTGAAGGTGAACCTGATGGCCTCCTATGTCATCATTCCACAAACGGGCTTTTACAATGGCACTCAGAACATCCTATTGTTGGATCTTGGGCATTTCAAG ATGTCTAGTCAAAGCAAGAAGCATCTGCCTCAGCTGTCAGCGTGCTCCAGCAACATCGAAGACATCATGTCCAGAGCATACGACAGCTTTGACATACAGCTTAGCAGCCTGCAGTTCCTTTATAGCAAACCAG ATGGCGACTGGAAAATGGCCCGTAAGCAGAAACAGTCACCACTCCACATCCTAAAGCCAGTGGATCTAAAAGTTGTTTTCAGCAGGGCAATGGTCGTCAAAGACTCCCGCATGGCAAA GTATAAGATGTCTGGAGAGCTTCCTCTGCTGTCTCTTCGTATTTCTGATGATAAACTTAGATGTGTTCTGGAGCTGGTAGAAAGTATCCCACTGCCTGAGAGCAGACCTGCTGCACACGGCACTGCTCCATCCTCCACTTCAAAG CCAAAGCAGTCATTCACCCCACAGCTCACTCCCAGACGACCTCTGAACTTAGCTGACCAGCGCTCCTCTCTCATGTTCGAGTCATGTGAGACCATCAGCATCACCTCATTGG GGTCAGAGGAAGATTTGTTCTATGATGCTCCCAGCTCTCCCGTCAGTGATCTAGCCTTCTTCTCAGATAACCCCATGCCGCTGCGCTACGCAGacttaaacagaaaaaaaggtctGCTCAAGGAAGACCTTCAGAAGAACATGACTGACTTCAGCATGACGTTTGAAATCAGTGAG TTTTCTGTTCAGTTGTGTCGTCTGTCTGGAGGTCAGGAGATCACAGTGCTCCACTTGGACATAGAGGGTCTGGGCACTGAACTGAAACTACGAACCTTTGACATGACATCTTACACCTACCTACGAGAGATCTGCCTCAAGTGCCCTGAATACATGG ATTCTGAAGAGAAGCAAGTTCAGCTGATCACCACTCTAGACAACACAGAGGTTGACCTGCTCACCCTGGAGTATATTAAA GCTGATAAGACTGGCCCTGAGTTCAAGTCTCAGCACAACAATACAGAGCAGCTCATCAAG GTGACCTTCTCATCCCTGGATGTCCATCTCCATACAGAGGCTCTCCTCAACACCATGAACTTCCTCACCAACCTCCTTCCTCCATCCACTAAGAAGGAGGGAGGGCATGAGGAGCTCCCCACCATCCCTGAGGAGGatgaggcagaggcagagaaggagggagagaagaaggaggaagctACTGTAACCAGGAAAAAAA gttCAAAGAGTTCAAAGTTTGCAGATGTGGTTAATCTGCATATCAGAGCTGATCTCCGCTGTCTGAAGGTTTTCATTCGAGGACAGAAAGCCAGGATCTCTGAGATTAGTATTGAAG GTTTGGTTTCTGAAGTTCTGATGAGGAAAAAGGAGATGGAGGTTCTGGCCAACCTGAAGAGCATTGTGATCCTAGACTGCGACAAAGATGCGTTTTACAAGAAG GCTGTGTCTATAGCAGATAAGGAAGTTTTTGCTTTCCGCATGGTAAACTATACAAATGCCACAGAAGGAGACGCCTATCTGGACATGTCTAAAGTTGACACCTCTGTCACACTGACTGTGGGATGCATCCAGGTCATCTTCCTCAACAAGTTTGTCTCCTCCATACTG gCTTTCATCAATAACTTCCAGGAGGCTAAAGAGGCCCTGGCTGAGGCGACAGTCCAGGCTGCAGAAAAGGCAGCGTCAGGTGTGAAGGAGCTGGCAGAGCGGAGCACTCGGATCGCTCTGAACATCCACTTCAATGCACCTGTCATCTTCCTACCCcagtcttcctcttcctccaatGTCATTGTAGCTGACCTTGGTCTGTTGTCTGTCAAGAACCGTTTTGCCAAACAGCCCTTTAAAAGTGATGCTACGATCCCGCCTGTTGTGGATATAATGACTGTGAGACTGACTGACCTCAAGATGTACAG GACCACATACAGAAATGAAGGTTTTCAAGGAGAGACCCAGCTGCTGAAGCCGGTCAGCCTGGACTTGGAAATCCAGAGAAATCTTTCATCCAACTGGTACCACAGCATACCTGACATAGAGATCACTGCTCATCTTAAGCCTATGGTT TTGATCCTCAGCCAGGATGACATGACAGTGGTCCTGAGGACTCTGAGTGAGAACCTGTCAGAGAAGTCTGATGCTGTTCCACCTCCAGCTCGTCCGCCCACTACTGACCCCTCCTCTGACTCTGTATCTAACAAAGAGTCACAGGGCTCTGGAACCACTGGACCAGCCAGCA GTAACACAGTAGTGACGGCTGCTGTTGTGGAGACCCAGAAAAATAGCAAGCTGAAGAGCACCCTCAAGTTAGACTTCAAGTTCGACTCAATGACGCTGATCTTGTATAGCCCTAATGGGAATGAg ATACAGCTGTTGGATTCACATGATGTGCAGCTGAAGCTGGCAGAGTTTACTCTGGGCACCATCTCCACATCTGTCCACATGTTCTCAGACAGTTCTATGAAGGCCTCAGTCCGACTGGCTACCTGCCTTCTAGATGACAAGAGACCCAGAATCAAGATGGTCACACCAAG AATGATGGCAATGCGTCCTGGTGCAGAACAGAACACGATGGTGGAGGTGAACTACCGTCAGGGCCGTGATGGCACCACTTTGGACACAGTGGTGCAGGATGTGTACCTGTGTGCCAGCATGGAGTTCCTGCTCACGGTGGCAGATATCTTTCTCAAGGCCACCCAGCAGGGTTTTGCTCAAGTGCCACAACCCAAGACCAGTACTGGAGCGGGAGATAAAAAGAACATTAACTCCTCCGTCACATCTAAAGAGTACA ctgcagcTCCAGCCGTGGTGTCAAAGACAGATATGAATGTTCTGGTGCGTAACCCGGAGATTGTGTTTGTGGCTGACCTGACGCGTGCTGACGCCCCAGCCCTGGTGATGACCACGCAGTGTGAACTAGTAATGAAAAGTGGTGCAGGGGGATCACAGATGACTGCTGTTATCAAGGACCTCAAG GTAGTGGCATGTCCCTTCttgacagagaagaggagaaacaaTGTGaccacagtgctgcagccgtgTCAGGTGTTCTTCCAGAGTACTCAATCCCCAACCTCTCCTCAGGCTATGGAGGTTGCTATCAATGCTCTCACACTGAAG GTATCTCCAATCATCATCAACACAGTGATCACCATCCAGTCGGCACTGACTCCCACAGCAGAGACCCCCGAGGAGCTGGATAGTCCTGTTCCCATGGACCTGTGGGAGAAACAGGGCTGGAAGGAGCTCAAACTCTGGTTCCTAGAAGAGGAGGGGGATGAAGACACAGCGTCACTGGCCCCACTGATACCACAAGGAGAGTCATTACAG GTGACCATCAAATCGATCTGTCTGACTCTGGAGGCCGGAGTGGGACACCGCACTATGCCCATGCTTCTGGCCAAGTCCTCCTTCCATGGAGATGTCACAAACTGGTCTACACTTATTAACTTACACAGCGAGCTCAACCTGGAG GTTCATTATTACAATGAGATGATGGGAGTGTGGGAACCGCTGCTGGAGCCTTTAGAAGATGAGACAAGAGACGGTTTCAGACCATGGAGACTGGAACTGAAG ATGAAGAAGAAGCCAGTGAAGTACACAGTCAGTTTGGCAGATGAAGTGGATTACAACGTCCCAGACTATAAGACGGTCATCGCCATCAGCAGTAAGGACCAGCTCAACATCACCCTCTCCAAATGTGGACTGACCATGCTGAGTAACCTGGGCACA GCATTTGCAGAGGCTGCcaaacagacagctgacagcttCCAGAAGGATGAAGCCCCGTTTGTAGTGCAAAACCGCCTGGGCCTGCCAGTGTCTGTCCGCCACAGTGAGATGTTTCGTCCCATTGACCAGCAGAGCACCGACCGCACTGTGAAGCTGCAGGATGGGAAAACCCTCGAGATGGACTATTCAACCACAACAGACTCCGACCAGTTCTCAGCCATGATCTCCTTGAGTGGGAAGGACTACTACATACAGCCTA CTCCAATGGGCCACACCTCAGCCAGTGTGATCCCCTTAATCAAGGTGGGCAGAGGAATGTACAGTGTAATGCACAAAGACTCAGGGGTCACTCGTTTCCTGGTTTGTCAGATTTACTCTGTGGAGGGCAGCAAGTACATCAAGATCCGCTCTCCTTTCCAG ATCATCAATCATTTCTCAATCCCATTCAAAGTTTTTGAAGGATCAACATGTCTTGGTACAGCTCTCCCTACTGAAGAGTTCTGTGTGCCTCTGGACTCATATAG GTCTGAGCTGAGCCTTCAGCCGATAACAGAGGACGATACTGACAATCAGGGTGAGCAGTTTGAGTGCTCAGAGGGCTTCAGTTACGAAGACGTCAGAAACCAGCAGCCCGACACACGCCTCCAGCAGACCTGTCGTCGCCGTGGAGATCAGGGTGGTGTGCTGATGGTCAACATTGTGCCAGTAAAAGATGCTGTGACATTCAAACACACTGGAGGTGTTGGGGAGAACTTTGATGTGCCCTTTGTGCTTCATCTATGGCCTTCCATCCTGCTGCGCAACCTGCTGCCTTATCCCATCTCCTATAAACTAAAG AACAGTGGAGTCTTTGCCCCTGAGGCCACTCTGAACCCAGGCCACTCTGCACAGCTTCACAGTGCAGTCATCAACCAATCCAGTCTCAGTCTCCGCCTGTTGAACTACTTGGCTCAGGACTGGTCTTCTGAGTACAG TCTCCTCAGTGACCAGGAAGAGATCACCTTCACAGTGTTCCAGTCTCTACGAGAAGATGATGAAAACGATGGTGaagggacagagaggaagagggctGAGTTGGATATAGCAGTGCATGTTAAATATGACCTGGGACAAACAGTGGTTGCTATCCACTCACCATATTGGATGATGAACAAGACAGGCAGGTTGCTGCAGTACAAGGCTGATGATATCCACCGTAAACACCCCCTGGACTACGACATGCCCCTGCTCTTTTCCTTCAAGCCTCGTTACTTCCTGAAAAACAATAAG GTCCGTCTTATGATCTCAGAGAGTGAACTCTCCGATGATTTCTCCCTGGACACAGTTGGTAGCCATGGAGATGTCAAATGTAAAGGCCGATACAAAGATTACCTG GTTGGTGTGAAGATTGAACCGAGCAGTTTCAGTCTGACCCGCATCGTGAGCTTCGTGCCATTTTACATGCTTGTCAACAGAACCAAGCACAGCGTCTTCATATGTGAAGAGGGGCAGGACAACTGGACTGAGGCTCAGCCAGAACAG TCAGCCATTCCCTTCTGGCCTGAGAACGACACCAAGCGGCTAAAGATCAAAGTAGAAGGTTGTTTATTGCCTCCTCGGACTATTGACTTCACTCGACCAGAGAACTGCCTATTGCTGCATCTGGACAACTCT gtGGGTGGGATCATTGTAGATGTGAACCTGTCAGAGCACTCAGCCACAATCAGATTCTCTGAGTACCATGACGGTGCGGCCCCTTTCCTCATGATCAACCACACAAAAGACCAGACACTGCAGTTCTATCAGAG CGCCCGGACAGAATCCACGTGGGTGGCTGACGAGCTGCTCAACCTCTCCTTCTCAATGGAGGAGGACAG CTCTCAGAAGGAGGCGgaacaggaggagctgcagGCTGGGAAAGCTGTGCACTACACCTGGACTGAACCCACTGGGTCCCGAGAGCTTTGCTGGAAGTGTGGTTCTTACAGTGGGAAGCTGAAGAGTGAGGAG GACCTGCGTGAGAACATGAACAATGAGGGAAAACTGTTTGTGATCTCCTTTTATGAAG GTCTCCAGCGCGTTGTGCTGTTCACTGAGGAGAAACGTATCTACAAGCTGCTCTGTGAGAGCGAGAAGGCGCAGCTGGCTGAACAGGAAATCATTTTGTCACTACGGAACATGGGCGTATCTCTgatcaacaacagcagcagccaggaGGTCTCCTTTATTGGTATCACAAG TTCTGATGTGGTGTGGGAGTTAAAGCCGAAGAAGAAGAATCGGTGGAAGACTCTCAGCACTAAAGAAGCTGAGATGCTGGAGAACAGCTTCAAAGAGTACACTGAATCTGGACCCGTGGACAACGCCATCGTTGACCTGGAAAACAACTACCAg GTGTCCTTTACTCCTAATGGCATGGATATGCGGATGCTGCAGCCGTGTGATGCTCCTCTCAGGAGGCACTTCTTGCCTGGGGTGAAGGTGGAGTATAGCGTCTCACCTCGACAGAGAGCATACCGTGTCCAAATCCACCGCATTCAG ATCCAGAATCAGCTGCCAGGAGCCATCTTCCCCTTTGTTTTTTACCCTGTAAAACTGCCTAAATCTATCACTATGGACTCAG aACCCAAACCTCTAACTGATATCAGCATTGTTACCAGAGCAGCAGGGCACTCTGATATCTCTCGCATCaa GTACTTCAAGGTGTTGATTCAAGAGATGGATCTGAAGCTCGATCTGGGCTTCCTGTATGCCATCCTGGACATGTTCACACCTGAGAACGCCAGCATCATGAGCTCAGAACAGGAG GTTGAACTGTTTGAGAAGGACATAGAGTACATAAAGACAGAACTAAACCatgtctctgctgctgacacCTCTCCTATCAGTCTCTATGAGTACTTCCACATTTCCCCCATCAAG ctgCACCTGAGTTTCTCTCTGAGTACGGGAGGAGAAGACGGTCTGAAGGAGAAGAGAGATACAGAACTCATTCCTGTCCAGTCCCTCAACCTGCTCCTGAAGAGTATCGGCGCCACGCTCACTGACGTGCAGGATGTTGTCTTCAA GCTGGCCTTCTTTGAGTTGACCTTCCAGTTTTGTACCACCCAGCAGTTACAATGGGAGGTCATTAGACATTATTCCAAGCAG GCTATTAAACAGATGTATGTGCTGGTGCTGGGCCTGGATGTACTTGGAAATCCTTTTGGACTGATAAGAGGACTGTCGGAGGGAGTGGAAGCCTTCTTCTATGAGCCTTATCAG GGAGCCATCCAGGGGCCTGAGGAGTTTGTTGAAGGAATGGCTCTTGGGGTGAAGGCTCTGGTGGGAGGAGCTGTAG GGGGTATAGCGGGCGCGGCCTCCAGGATCACAGGTGCCATGGCAAAGGGTGTTGCTGCCATAACGATGGATGAGGAATACCAGCAGAAGAGACGAGAGGCTATGAACAAACAACCCAGTGGCCTGAGAGAGGGGCTGACCAGGGGTGGAAAGGGATTAGTGTCT GGTTTTGTCAGTGGGATCACAGGGATTGTTACCAAACCTATTAAAG